In Miscanthus floridulus cultivar M001 chromosome 5, ASM1932011v1, whole genome shotgun sequence, one genomic interval encodes:
- the LOC136455250 gene encoding classical arabinogalactan protein 4-like → MARQLKASRRILAAAVAAMFVASSLVGTVSAADAPAPAPTAAAPAFAAASVAAAVPALSRSRWELHRCPSPCPTPRSSDPALPEVPTAGAISAFPHRLFAPPPADAGHTGHCAARSPGVKQPSLQRSLEVQSTRLFPAPPAAAVHKTAPPPAAQSRHRCLSPRDTPPPGG, encoded by the exons ATGGCAAGGCAACTGAAGGCCAGCCGCAGGATCCTCGCAGCGGCCGTGGCCGCCATGTTCGTTGCCTCCTCCCTGGTGGGCACGGTCTCCGCGGCCGATGCGCCCGCCCCAGCGCCCACGGCCGCCGCGCCGGCCTTCGCCGCAGCGTCTGTCGCCGCGGCG GTCCCAGCCCTGTCCAGATCCAGATGGGAGCTCCACCGCTGCCCTTCTCCCTGCCCCACGCCGCGCTCCTCTGATCCCGCACTCCCCGAAGTCCCCACTGCCGGCGCGATCTCCGCATTCCCCCACCGCCTGTTCGCCCCACCACCCGCTGATGCCGGCCATACAGGCCACTGCGCCGCCCGGAGTCCTGGCGTGAAACAGCCGTCGCTGCAGCGCAGCCTGGAAGTTCAGAGCACCCGCCTGTTCCCCgctccgcccgccgccgccgttcaTAAAACAGCCCCTCCGCCTGCAGCGCAGAGCCGCCACCGCTGCCTCTCTCCACGGGACACGCCGCCACCGGGAGGGTAG